The nucleotide sequence CATCTTCAGCTCCGCCGCCGCCTCGTCGATCAGGTCGATCGCCTTGTCCGGCAGGAAACGGTCAGAGATATAGCGGTCGGAAAGCTTCGCCGCCGCCACCAGTGCCGCGTCGGTAATGGTGACGTTGTGGTGCGCTTCCAGGCGCTCCTTGATCCCGCGCAGGATCTGCAGCGCCTGGTTGATGGAGGGCTCGTCCACCGTGACCGGCTGGAAACGGCGCTGCAGGGCCGCGTCTTTTTCAAAGTACTTGCGGTACTCCTTGAGCGTCGTCGCCCCGATAGTGTGCAATTCGCCCCGGGCCAGGGCCGGTTTGAGGATGTTCGCAGCATCCATACTCCCCTCGGAAGCCCCCGCACCGACGATGGTATGAATCTCGTCGATAAAGAGGATAACATTGCCGCTCTTTTTGACTTCGTCGATAACCGCCTTGAGACGGTCCTCGAACTCGCCGCGGTACTTTGCCCCGGCGATGAGTGCGCTCATATCGAGCGCCACGACCTTCTTGTTCTGCAGGGAGAGCGGCACCTCCTTATTATAGATGCGCTGCGCCAGCCCTTCGACCAGGGCCGTTTTACCGACCCCCGGCTCACCGAGCAGGATCGGGTTGTTCTTCGTTTTACGGATGAGGATCTGCATCATGCGCTGCACCTCTTCGTCGCGGCCGATGACCGGGGGCAGTTCGCCCGCCGCCGCCTGCGCGGTGAGGTCAATACCGTACTTCGAGAGGCTCTCAAGGTTCTCATCCGCCGTCTGGCTCTCGATCTTCTGTCCGCCGCGCATCGCCTCGAACGTCTTGCGCAGTTCCGTCTTGTCGAGGTATTTGGTCAGGATCGTTCCGAACGGTTCGCTCTCGAGGTTGCCGAGGATGAAACTGTCGACGGCCATATAGCTGTCGCCGTTGCGCGTCATCTCCCCGACACCGCGTTCCAGCGCCTGCACGAGGTTGCGCGAGATGCGCATGTTCTCCTTGCTCACGCCGCTGCTTTTGGGCAGCTTGTCCGCGGCGCTCTTGACATCGAGCTCGATCGCACTTTTATCGACATTCATCTTCCGCAGGGCCTGGTTCAGTACGGTGTCGCTGTTGGTGAGCAGCGCCCAGAGGACATGCACCGGCTCCACTTCGTTGTTCTGGTTGTGCAGTCCCAGTGAAAGGGCCGATTCGATGGTCTGCGTCATCTGATGGGTCAGTTTTTCAAAAATCGTATTCATATCATGCTTCCTTTGTTAGGATTGGGCTACTTGACTGGAATGATTATAGCATCTTTAGTCAAACAGTGTCAACTATAGTTGATACAAACTGACTAAGCCTTTGCAAATCCCGCCGCTCACCATCTGCACCTTTTCTCCAAACACCACTGCCTGCATGCTTTTATTTTACTATTGTTTGACTATAATAGACGCTCAAAAATCGCGAGACTGGAAAGCAGTATAAAATGAAAAAGAAAAAGATGATGGCGATGGGCTTTCTCACGGCAACGGCGGCCGTAGCCCTGACCTATTCCACCGCCCTCCTCGCCGACGCACCCAAAGAGGGTACACCGACGGTTGAAGCTTCCCGCCTCCAGGCCCTGGCGAAGTTCACGAAGGTGCTCAGCATCGTCGAAAAATACTATGTCGACGAAGAGAGCATCGAGGCCCTCATGAACAAATCCATCGAGGGGATGATGGGCAAGCTCGACGCCCACTCCTCCTACCTGAACCAGAAGGGCTTCAAAGACCTCCAGGTCCAGACCAAAGGGGAGTTCGGCGGACTCGGCATCACCGTCGGCATCAAAGACGGCGCCCTCACCGTCATCGCGCCGATCGAAGGTACCCCGGCAGACAAAGCCGGTCTGCAGGCCGGGGACATCATTCTCAAGATCGACGACACGCCGACGCTCGACATGGATATCGACGAAGCGGTCAACCTGATGCGCGGCAAGCCGAAAACGCCGATCGACATCACCATCGTCCGCAAAGGCGAAACGAAACCGTTCGTCGTCAACATCATCCGCGATATCATCAAAATCCAGTCCGTCTATGCCAAAACGATCGGCGACGACATCGTCTATCTGCGCGTCACCAGTTTCGACCAGAAGGTCGTCGAGGGCATCTCCAAGGCGATCCGCCAGCATAACGGCGAAGCCATGGGCTTCATCCTCGACCTCCGCAACAACCCCGGCGGCCTGCTCGACCAGGCCGTCGGCCTCGTCGACCTCTTTGTCGACAAAGGGGTCATCGTCTCCCAGAAGGGTCGTGACGAACGCGAAAACAGTGAGTACAGCGCCCATCATTCGGCAACCCTGACAGAAAAGCCTCTTGTCGTTCTCGTCAATGAGGGAAGCGCCTCCGCCTCCGAGATCGTCAGCGGGGCACTGCAGGACCACAAGCGCGCCGTGCTGGTCGGGAAGAAAACCTTCGGAAAAGGCTCCGTCCAGGTGATCCTGCCCATCAGCGACACCGAAGCCATCAAGCTGACGGTCGCGCGCTACTACCTGCCGAGCGGCCGTACGATCCAGGCGATCGGCGTCACCCCGGACATCATCGTCGACCGTGGGCTCGTCCCGAAAACCGACGACGACGAATTCGCCATCAAAGAGGCCGACCTGAAGATGCACCTCAAAAGCGAACTGCAGAAGATCGACGGCAACACCACCGATCCCGAGGCGGACAACAAAACGGACACCAACATCATTACGGAAAAACAGGTCAACAACGACATCCAACTCAAAGAGGCGATTGACATCCTCAAAGCACTTATCATCGTGAAAGGAACACATTAATGGAAAAACGCGAATTGCTGTATGAAGGCAAGGCAAAAAAACTCTTTACAACGGACGATGTAAATCTGATCATCTCCGAATTCAAAGACGACCTGACCGCTTTCAATGGCGCCAAAAAATCGAGTGAGGCGGGCAAAGGTGCCCTCAACAACAAGATCTCGACGGAACTCTTCAAACTGATCGAGTCCAAAGGCGTCCCGACACACTTCGTAGGTATGCTCGACGACAACCACATGCTGCACAAGCGTGTCGACGTCATTCTCATCGAAGTCATCGTCCGCAACATCGCGACCGGGAGCCTGAGCAAGAACCTCGGGATCGAGGACGGCAAGGTCCTGCCCTTCACCCTCGTCGAATTCGACTACAAGAATGATGAACTCGGTGATCCGAAGCTCAACGACCAGCACGCCCTGATCCTCGGCCTCGTCGATTACCAGGACGAGCTCGACAAGATCCGCCGTATGGCCCGCCAGGTCAACGACATCCTCAAGCCCTACTTCGCGGAGAAAGGCCTCAACCTCGTCGACTTCAAACTCGAGTTCGGCAAGGACAAAGAGGGCAATATCATCCTTGCTGATGAGATCAGCCCGGACAACTGCCGCTTCTGGGACATGGAAACGGGCGAAAAAATGGACAAAGACCGTTTCCGCCAGGGCCTCGGCGGGCTTAAAGTGGCCTACGAAGAAGTTCTGAATCGCATTTTGGGAGTAAAGTAATGAAAGCAATCGTCAACGTATTTTTGAAGCAGGGTGTCCTGGATTCCCAAGGCAAAGCCGTCCACCACGCACTGGACTCACTCAAATTCGACGGTGTCAACGACGTCCGTGTCGGCAAGCAGATCGTCCTTGACATTACGGCTGCCGATGAAGCGAGCGCCAAAGCGGAGGTGACCGAAATGTGCGAATCCCTGCTGGCCAACACCGTCATCGAAGATTACGCGATCGAGATCGTCTCATGAAAGTCTCCATCATTCAGTTTCCCGGAACGAACTGCGAGTACGATACGCAGTACGCTTTCGAAAAGCTGGGGGCGACGACGGAGATCGTCTGGCACAAAGAGACCAGCATCGCCGCTGATACCGACCTCGTCGTCGTTGCGGGCGGTTTCAGCTACGGCGACTACCTGCGCAGCGGTGCCATCGCCCGCTTCAGTCCCGTCATGCAGGCCGTCGAAGCCCATGCGGCACGCGGCGGAAAAGTCCTCGGCATCTGCAACGGTTTCCAGGTGCTGACCGAATCGCGTCTGCTGCCGGGTGCGCTTAAACGCAACGAACACCTCCATTTCATCTCCCGCCACCACCACCTCAAAGTCGTCGGCAATGAGAATACCTTCCTGCAGAAGCTGAACAAGGGCGACGTCGTGAACATCCCGATCGCCCACCACGACGGGAACTACTACATCGATCCGGAGGGCCTCAAGGCGCTCTACGATAACGACCAGGTCCTGCTGCACTACTGTGACAGCGAAGGCAACGTCAGCAACCCGAACGGTTCCGTCGATGCCATCGCCGGTGTCTGCAACGCAGGCAAGAACGTTTTCGGCCTGATGCCGCACCCCGAGCGCGCCATGGAAGCGATCCTCGGATCCGCGGACGGCAAAGCGATGCTTGAAGGGTTCTTCGCTTCATAATGCGTTCGTTCCTACTGCTCCTCTGGCTCGGTACCTTCGGCCTCCTGCAGGCCGCCACATTCGTGACCGACATTCCCGAAACCGTCATGCCTTTCGGCATGCAGGCCCAAGAGGCGGACCAATCGGCGGAAGTCGAGAGCGATGCGATCTCCGTGGAAGAGGAGACACCGAGCACACGGCATCTCTACGCCACGCTGGTTGAAAAACCCGAGCGCCTCTTCAAAGGTGAAATCGTCTCCATCCTCATCCGTTCCGTCATCACGACCGACCTGTTCGACGGTCTCAGCTACCGCTTCAGCGGCGGCAGCGGCCTCGAGCTCCTCAGTGACACCCCCGAACGCGAAGCGAAAGATCATACCTTTTTCGACCGTTTCTATTTCAAGGTGACGGGGAAACGCGCCCTGCTGCCCGACATCACGCCGGTTCTCGCAATGGGCTAT is from Sulfurimonas sp. HSL-1656 and encodes:
- the purC gene encoding phosphoribosylaminoimidazolesuccinocarboxamide synthase, with product MEKRELLYEGKAKKLFTTDDVNLIISEFKDDLTAFNGAKKSSEAGKGALNNKISTELFKLIESKGVPTHFVGMLDDNHMLHKRVDVILIEVIVRNIATGSLSKNLGIEDGKVLPFTLVEFDYKNDELGDPKLNDQHALILGLVDYQDELDKIRRMARQVNDILKPYFAEKGLNLVDFKLEFGKDKEGNIILADEISPDNCRFWDMETGEKMDKDRFRQGLGGLKVAYEEVLNRILGVK
- the purQ gene encoding phosphoribosylformylglycinamidine synthase subunit PurQ, which encodes MKVSIIQFPGTNCEYDTQYAFEKLGATTEIVWHKETSIAADTDLVVVAGGFSYGDYLRSGAIARFSPVMQAVEAHAARGGKVLGICNGFQVLTESRLLPGALKRNEHLHFISRHHHLKVVGNENTFLQKLNKGDVVNIPIAHHDGNYYIDPEGLKALYDNDQVLLHYCDSEGNVSNPNGSVDAIAGVCNAGKNVFGLMPHPERAMEAILGSADGKAMLEGFFAS
- the purS gene encoding phosphoribosylformylglycinamidine synthase subunit PurS, whose amino-acid sequence is MKAIVNVFLKQGVLDSQGKAVHHALDSLKFDGVNDVRVGKQIVLDITAADEASAKAEVTEMCESLLANTVIEDYAIEIVS
- a CDS encoding S41 family peptidase — encoded protein: MKKKKMMAMGFLTATAAVALTYSTALLADAPKEGTPTVEASRLQALAKFTKVLSIVEKYYVDEESIEALMNKSIEGMMGKLDAHSSYLNQKGFKDLQVQTKGEFGGLGITVGIKDGALTVIAPIEGTPADKAGLQAGDIILKIDDTPTLDMDIDEAVNLMRGKPKTPIDITIVRKGETKPFVVNIIRDIIKIQSVYAKTIGDDIVYLRVTSFDQKVVEGISKAIRQHNGEAMGFILDLRNNPGGLLDQAVGLVDLFVDKGVIVSQKGRDERENSEYSAHHSATLTEKPLVVLVNEGSASASEIVSGALQDHKRAVLVGKKTFGKGSVQVILPISDTEAIKLTVARYYLPSGRTIQAIGVTPDIIVDRGLVPKTDDDEFAIKEADLKMHLKSELQKIDGNTTDPEADNKTDTNIITEKQVNNDIQLKEAIDILKALIIVKGTH